In the Persephonella hydrogeniphila genome, one interval contains:
- a CDS encoding nuclear transport factor 2 family protein translates to MEDYYSFVKEWIISWNTREIEKIISHYSDEVEISSPMIKKVGFSENGLLKGKENVKNYWKSALKRFPDLYFELIDYTVGENCVTVFYISVADLLAMETLWFDSEGKIKKVNVCYRPI, encoded by the coding sequence TTGGAAGATTATTACAGCTTTGTTAAAGAGTGGATTATCTCATGGAATACCAGAGAGATAGAAAAAATAATCTCACATTACTCAGATGAGGTAGAGATATCATCACCGATGATCAAAAAAGTGGGCTTCTCCGAAAATGGTTTGTTAAAAGGAAAAGAAAATGTTAAAAACTACTGGAAATCAGCTCTTAAAAGATTTCCAGATCTATATTTTGAACTGATAGATTATACTGTTGGGGAAAATTGTGTTACTGTCTTTTATATATCAGTAGCAGATCTCCTTGCAATGGAAACTCTTTGGTTTGACAGTGAAGGAAAGATAAAAAAGGTAAATGTCTGTTACAGACCTATATAG
- a CDS encoding peptidase U32 family protein produces MSDKKPEILAPVGHYEGLASVIKAGADAIYMGVGKINQRALKSNFTIEDVKEIRKITQDAGVRQYIVLNSIVFEEDLPYINETLYQLKEIGVDAVIGWDMAVLSKSIELGMETHLSTMASVSNSQAAKFYEKLGVKRVVPAREVKLEGLLDIKNKTNLEVEIFIHGAMCMAVSGRCFLSHDVFEKSGNRGECYQVCRHEFDVKIVSKNTGTEFYLGSDYVLSARDLVTINFVDKLMWADSWKIEGRNKNADYAYMVTYAYREARDRILNGEWNTKGWKDLWDMLERVYHREWDSGFYFGEGFFGINKSIAKEKKLYVGEIIKYYPKISVAELKVVDNPISIGDTIHIIGKKTGLIRQTVRSMQVEKKDIKTAEKGMVVGLKTDDRVRVGDKVYLIKQVESSDNNNVNPQLITK; encoded by the coding sequence ATGTCAGATAAAAAGCCTGAAATTCTCGCACCTGTAGGACATTACGAAGGACTAGCTTCTGTAATAAAAGCAGGGGCGGATGCTATATATATGGGTGTAGGAAAGATCAACCAGAGAGCCTTAAAATCAAACTTTACTATAGAAGATGTAAAAGAAATCAGAAAAATAACACAGGATGCAGGGGTAAGACAGTATATTGTCTTAAATTCTATTGTTTTTGAAGAAGACCTTCCCTATATCAACGAAACACTTTATCAACTGAAAGAGATAGGTGTAGATGCTGTTATAGGGTGGGATATGGCTGTCCTGTCTAAATCCATTGAACTTGGTATGGAAACGCATCTATCAACTATGGCATCTGTTTCAAACTCACAGGCAGCAAAATTTTATGAAAAACTCGGAGTAAAAAGAGTTGTACCTGCACGGGAGGTTAAGCTTGAAGGTTTATTGGATATAAAAAATAAAACAAATCTTGAGGTTGAGATATTTATCCATGGTGCAATGTGTATGGCTGTATCAGGTAGATGTTTTCTTTCCCATGATGTTTTTGAAAAATCAGGAAATAGAGGAGAATGCTATCAGGTTTGTAGACATGAGTTTGATGTAAAAATAGTATCAAAAAATACAGGAACTGAGTTCTATCTTGGTTCAGATTATGTTTTGTCAGCAAGAGATCTGGTAACTATAAACTTTGTAGATAAACTTATGTGGGCAGACAGCTGGAAGATAGAAGGCAGAAACAAGAATGCAGATTACGCTTATATGGTTACATACGCCTATAGGGAGGCCAGAGATAGGATTTTAAACGGGGAGTGGAACACAAAAGGATGGAAGGATTTGTGGGATATGCTTGAAAGGGTTTATCACAGAGAATGGGACTCAGGGTTTTACTTTGGTGAGGGCTTCTTTGGAATTAATAAATCAATAGCTAAAGAGAAGAAGTTGTACGTTGGAGAGATAATCAAATACTATCCAAAAATAAGTGTTGCTGAATTAAAAGTGGTTGATAATCCTATATCTATCGGAGATACAATCCATATAATCGGTAAAAAAACAGGACTTATTAGACAGACAGTAAGATCTATGCAAGTAGAAAAGAAAGACATAAAAACAGCAGAAAAGGGAATGGTGGTAGGCTTAAAAACTGATGACAGAGTGAGAGTAGGTGACAAAGTTTATTTAATAAAACAGGTGGAAAGTTCCGATAATAATAATGTTAACCCTCAGCTAATAACTAAGTAA
- a CDS encoding GGDEF domain-containing protein, producing MADNKVNCEFYNKLKGTKKLSHEDIKLLMNIVRKELSFLIKHNIPPVPKNYEKWFYIFCSLAEQKKELDDLEIIGIYKDVYDEDYHAVDISGEKESVPETLANKFKDIANKLDSSLREIINSIDTHQEQLNAHTDKLEQVKKDVTIETVNEAVMEILEELKKLRGENSRLKNELKSYHAEVISLKEELSHAKREATIDFLTGLVNRRRFERALEDAIRDRKIRHYPSSIIFVDIDDFKKINDEYGHVIGDIVLKELATIFKFYLRANTIVGRLGGEEFAILLPGVELEDAIKVAERLRKIIENREIKVDLKGKEKKLHITASFGVTEIKEDDTVESLLMRADDAMYRAKKKGKNKVEVEV from the coding sequence ATGGCAGATAATAAGGTGAACTGTGAGTTTTACAATAAACTGAAGGGAACCAAAAAACTAAGCCATGAAGATATAAAACTTCTTATGAATATTGTCAGGAAAGAGTTAAGTTTTCTTATAAAACACAACATCCCACCTGTTCCGAAAAATTACGAGAAATGGTTTTATATATTCTGCTCTCTTGCTGAGCAGAAGAAAGAGTTAGATGATCTTGAGATAATCGGAATTTACAAAGATGTTTATGACGAAGATTACCATGCTGTTGATATATCAGGAGAAAAAGAAAGCGTACCTGAAACACTTGCAAACAAATTTAAAGATATAGCAAACAAGCTTGACTCTTCTTTAAGGGAAATAATTAACAGCATAGATACTCATCAGGAACAGTTAAATGCACATACAGATAAGTTAGAACAGGTCAAGAAAGATGTAACCATCGAGACTGTCAATGAAGCTGTAATGGAGATTCTTGAAGAGCTTAAAAAGCTCAGAGGAGAGAATTCCAGATTGAAAAATGAGTTAAAATCGTACCATGCAGAAGTTATTTCTCTAAAAGAGGAACTCTCCCATGCAAAAAGAGAAGCAACTATCGATTTTCTCACAGGTCTTGTAAACAGAAGGAGATTTGAAAGAGCTCTGGAAGACGCAATAAGAGACAGAAAGATAAGGCATTATCCATCATCTATAATTTTTGTTGATATTGATGACTTTAAAAAGATAAATGATGAATATGGGCATGTGATTGGAGATATTGTTTTGAAAGAACTTGCTACGATATTCAAGTTTTATCTAAGAGCGAATACAATAGTTGGAAGATTAGGTGGTGAAGAGTTTGCTATACTTCTTCCGGGAGTTGAGCTGGAAGATGCAATAAAAGTAGCAGAGAGGTTAAGAAAGATCATTGAAAATAGAGAGATAAAGGTAGATTTAAAAGGCAAGGAAAAAAAGCTGCATATAACGGCAAGTTTTGGTGTAACAGAGATAAAAGAGGATGATACTGTGGAAAGCCTTCTGATGAGAGCAGATGATGCAATGTACAGAGCAAAGAAAAAGGGTAAAAATAAAGTAGAAGTTGAAGTATGA
- the mqnE gene encoding aminofutalosine synthase MqnE: MAVSDIERLVSLSSDKEIFPIIDKVLEGKRLSFEEGVKLFETPDLLTVGILANYVTEKKNGKYAYFVINRQINPTNICALDCNFCAFATMDKNDPKAYEMSYQDILEKARYAVSQGASEVHIVGGLHPDWDFDVYLNMVSLLKKNFPRLHIKAFTAVEVDYFSRISGLSYREVLERLKEAGLGSLPGGGAEIFAPRVRRIIAPSKIGWKKYLEIHKTAHELGLHSTVTMLYGHVETFEERVDHMIKIREAQDETGGFTCFIPLAYQPENNELNITEHTHGVDDLKTIAVSRLILDNVPHIKAYWVMIGEKIAQTALNFGADDMDGTVMEEKIAHFAGAKSPTQQQKEKLIRLIKEAGKIPVERDTLYNHIRVYG, from the coding sequence ATGGCTGTATCAGATATTGAAAGATTAGTATCTTTATCTTCAGATAAAGAGATATTTCCTATAATAGACAAAGTTTTAGAAGGTAAAAGGCTTTCTTTCGAAGAAGGCGTAAAACTTTTCGAAACCCCAGATCTACTGACAGTAGGTATACTTGCCAACTATGTAACAGAAAAGAAAAACGGGAAGTATGCGTATTTTGTTATAAACAGGCAGATCAATCCTACAAATATATGTGCTTTGGACTGTAATTTCTGTGCATTTGCTACAATGGACAAAAATGACCCGAAAGCGTATGAGATGAGCTATCAGGATATACTTGAAAAAGCAAGATATGCTGTTTCTCAAGGGGCTTCAGAAGTCCATATAGTTGGAGGTCTTCATCCTGACTGGGATTTTGATGTTTATCTAAATATGGTATCTCTTTTGAAGAAAAACTTTCCCCGGCTTCATATTAAAGCGTTCACAGCAGTTGAGGTAGACTATTTTTCGAGGATATCAGGACTTTCCTACCGAGAAGTCCTTGAAAGACTCAAAGAAGCTGGTCTGGGAAGTCTCCCTGGAGGAGGGGCTGAAATATTTGCTCCGAGAGTCAGAAGAATTATAGCTCCATCAAAAATTGGATGGAAAAAGTATCTTGAAATTCACAAGACTGCTCATGAATTAGGTTTGCATTCAACAGTAACTATGCTTTACGGTCATGTGGAAACTTTTGAGGAAAGGGTAGATCATATGATAAAGATAAGAGAAGCCCAGGATGAAACAGGGGGTTTTACCTGTTTTATACCCCTTGCATACCAGCCTGAAAACAACGAGCTAAATATAACAGAACATACACATGGTGTTGACGATCTTAAAACAATAGCAGTATCAAGGCTTATTCTTGATAATGTTCCTCATATAAAGGCATACTGGGTTATGATAGGAGAAAAAATTGCCCAGACAGCGCTTAATTTTGGTGCTGATGATATGGACGGCACTGTTATGGAAGAGAAAATAGCTCATTTTGCAGGAGCAAAATCCCCTACACAGCAACAGAAGGAAAAGCTTATAAGGCTTATAAAAGAAGCAGGAAAAATACCTGTAGAAAGGGATACTCTTTACAACCATATAAGGGTTTATGGATAA
- a CDS encoding complex I NDUFA9 subunit family protein: MKLFITGGTGFVGSYVVDDLERDFQIVMPVRTPQKIGKRTENVHIIDFSENLSRLIKEHKPDIVINLLGILNENRKKGVTFQKVHVEFVREIVEGAIEAGVQKIIHISALGADINSKSMYAQTKAEGERIVKNSGIDYVILRPSIILGKGQKLFEDLKKFSFLTPIIFAPKGKVQPVHIEDVVETIRKAVENIELKNTVIELCGNRIVSYKELFEFALSYIGKKRAVIEMPSSFFWAMIPIFRLFPDPPITEDQLYLLEKDNICSGKLPTQKDVLGKVRNPFKI, translated from the coding sequence ATGAAACTTTTTATAACCGGTGGAACAGGTTTTGTAGGTAGTTATGTAGTTGACGATTTAGAAAGGGATTTCCAGATTGTAATGCCTGTCAGAACTCCCCAGAAAATCGGTAAAAGAACCGAGAATGTCCATATAATAGATTTTTCTGAAAATCTCAGCAGACTGATAAAAGAGCACAAGCCGGATATCGTAATAAATCTTTTAGGAATACTCAATGAAAACAGAAAAAAAGGAGTTACCTTTCAGAAAGTACATGTTGAGTTTGTTAGAGAAATAGTTGAAGGTGCTATAGAAGCAGGTGTCCAAAAAATTATTCATATCTCAGCATTAGGAGCAGATATAAACTCAAAAAGTATGTATGCGCAAACAAAAGCAGAAGGGGAAAGAATTGTAAAAAACTCAGGAATTGATTATGTGATCCTGAGACCTTCGATAATCTTGGGAAAAGGGCAGAAACTTTTTGAAGACCTGAAAAAGTTTTCTTTTCTTACTCCTATTATCTTTGCACCTAAGGGGAAGGTTCAGCCTGTTCATATAGAGGATGTTGTAGAAACTATCAGGAAAGCAGTTGAAAACATTGAGCTGAAAAACACAGTCATTGAACTTTGTGGAAACAGGATAGTTTCATATAAAGAACTGTTTGAGTTTGCTTTATCCTATATAGGCAAAAAAAGAGCTGTTATAGAAATGCCTTCTTCTTTTTTCTGGGCTATGATTCCTATATTCAGACTTTTTCCTGATCCTCCGATAACAGAAGACCAGCTTTATCTCTTAGAAAAAGACAATATATGCTCAGGAAAACTACCAACCCAGAAAGATGTCCTCGGGAAGGTAAGAAATCCATTTAAGATATAG
- a CDS encoding alpha/beta hydrolase: MRKIILLFFVIFGMVYSKEIAIESDDGFMLKGFLEYPDEKKDKYPVIIFAHQFGTTHMIWSEFAKELREKGFATLLLDLRGHGLSIFQKGKENKIVFNNRFSSLLDLVSFFKKSNKKVNFSKIPDDIALWIDYLIENEKIDPDRIILIGASLGATSIIPVVSMQDIYKMVCISPGSPEIVGEDRVKLSLSSYMNPVMYISSLNDPLGSYKYSKYYMENSNNGTLLIVSGKGHGVVLLKKVKGYILQFLK; this comes from the coding sequence ATGAGAAAAATAATTCTGTTGTTTTTTGTTATTTTTGGGATGGTTTACTCAAAAGAAATAGCTATAGAATCTGATGATGGTTTTATGCTAAAAGGTTTTTTAGAATACCCAGACGAAAAAAAAGATAAATATCCTGTTATTATCTTTGCTCATCAGTTTGGAACTACACATATGATATGGTCAGAGTTTGCAAAAGAATTAAGGGAGAAAGGATTTGCTACGTTACTTTTAGATTTGAGGGGACACGGACTATCGATTTTTCAAAAGGGAAAAGAAAATAAAATAGTATTCAACAATAGATTTTCCTCTCTTCTTGATCTTGTTTCTTTCTTTAAGAAAAGCAATAAAAAAGTTAATTTTTCAAAAATACCTGATGATATAGCTCTATGGATAGATTACCTGATAGAAAATGAGAAGATTGATCCAGACAGAATAATCCTTATTGGAGCTTCGCTGGGAGCAACATCTATCATACCTGTAGTGTCAATGCAGGACATTTACAAAATGGTATGTATATCTCCAGGTTCTCCAGAAATAGTAGGAGAGGACAGGGTAAAACTTTCTCTGTCCTCTTACATGAACCCTGTTATGTATATATCATCCCTCAATGATCCCCTCGGTAGTTACAAATATTCTAAATACTACATGGAAAACTCAAACAATGGGACACTTTTGATAGTGTCAGGTAAAGGACACGGTGTGGTATTGCTAAAAAAAGTAAAAGGGTATATTTTACAGTTCCTGAAATAA
- a CDS encoding RluA family pseudouridine synthase: protein MKKLKVKKETSLKDFVASQLGVSKNRAKELIDSRTVFVNNKRVWIASHQLKSGDIVELPVFEKDEKWSIEKNILYEDNFIIAVNKPPFLESENKKGSVEDLLRSYKKDRKIRAIHRLDKETSGVLLFAKNSKIFERFKKLWQEKKIHKQYLALSHEEADFKKKVINIPVDGKLAKSFVYTLKTSMGFSLFKVEIPTGRKHQIRIHLSKIRHPVVGDKIYGLKNITNPILKNVKRHMLHSYIISFYHPFLKKKITIKAKLFKDFENFGKSIRLL, encoded by the coding sequence ATGAAAAAATTAAAGGTTAAAAAAGAGACCAGTCTGAAAGATTTTGTAGCTTCACAGCTTGGAGTATCAAAAAATAGAGCCAAAGAACTGATAGATAGCAGGACAGTTTTTGTAAATAATAAAAGGGTATGGATAGCCTCCCATCAATTAAAATCAGGAGACATTGTTGAGCTTCCAGTTTTTGAAAAAGATGAAAAATGGAGCATAGAAAAAAATATACTTTACGAAGACAATTTTATTATAGCTGTAAATAAGCCTCCGTTCTTAGAAAGCGAAAACAAAAAGGGAAGTGTAGAGGACTTACTCAGATCTTACAAAAAGGACAGAAAAATAAGAGCTATACACCGGCTCGATAAGGAGACTTCCGGTGTTTTACTTTTTGCAAAAAACAGCAAAATCTTTGAAAGATTTAAGAAACTGTGGCAGGAAAAAAAGATCCACAAGCAGTACCTTGCCCTGTCCCACGAGGAAGCAGATTTCAAAAAGAAAGTAATAAATATACCTGTAGATGGGAAATTAGCAAAAAGTTTTGTGTACACCCTTAAAACATCAATGGGATTTTCTCTTTTTAAAGTAGAAATCCCTACCGGAAGAAAACACCAGATAAGAATACATCTCTCAAAAATCAGGCATCCTGTAGTAGGAGATAAAATCTACGGTCTAAAAAACATAACAAACCCTATCTTAAAAAATGTAAAAAGACACATGCTTCATTCATATATAATTTCTTTTTACCATCCATTCTTAAAGAAAAAAATAACGATTAAAGCAAAACTATTTAAAGATTTTGAAAATTTTGGAAAAAGTATAAGGTTATTATAA
- a CDS encoding bacteriohemerythrin, whose amino-acid sequence MLLDISQIPQVALERMNKVHEEEIKLLNELYSTIDECLKGEKSLEDVDKAFRAFYEDVKQHFSSEQEMMEKYNFFAYPMHRGEHDMVLAQLENLKRRWEKDRNPELIKAYVEKEFLPWLMNHIQTMDTVTAHFLSHFIKD is encoded by the coding sequence ATGCTTTTAGATATTTCTCAGATACCACAGGTAGCCCTTGAGAGAATGAATAAAGTACATGAGGAAGAGATAAAATTACTTAACGAGCTGTACAGCACTATAGATGAATGCTTAAAAGGAGAGAAAAGTTTAGAGGATGTAGATAAAGCATTTAGAGCATTCTATGAAGATGTAAAACAGCATTTTTCTTCAGAGCAGGAGATGATGGAAAAATATAACTTCTTCGCTTATCCGATGCACAGAGGCGAGCATGATATGGTTCTTGCACAGCTTGAAAATCTAAAAAGGAGATGGGAAAAAGACAGAAATCCAGAACTGATAAAAGCTTATGTAGAGAAGGAATTCCTGCCATGGCTTATGAATCACATACAGACAATGGATACAGTTACTGCCCATTTTCTATCACACTTTATAAAAGACTAA
- a CDS encoding S-methyl-5'-thioinosine phosphorylase has product MIGILGGSGLYEIDGLEIIEERRLQTPFGEPSDAYIVADYKGKRAVFLPRHGKGHKYPPHLINYRANIWGFRKLGVKKILSVSAVGGINPLLRAGDFVLSDQFLDFTKVRPVTFYEGVYTIHDDEDTNEDLVKEYITGDRVVHIDVTQPFCPVMRNTLRNILEEEGIRYHFKGTYATTEGPRLETAAEIKALSRLGADIVGMTLVPEIVLARELSMHFASINVITNLAAGISEDRLTSDEVIQMMKEKNEEIKKVIIKFIDNLPDKFDCSCENVLEGAAI; this is encoded by the coding sequence ATGATAGGAATATTAGGTGGCAGCGGACTTTATGAAATTGATGGCTTAGAGATTATAGAAGAGAGAAGATTGCAAACGCCATTTGGAGAACCTTCTGACGCCTATATAGTAGCAGACTATAAGGGTAAAAGGGCAGTTTTCTTACCGAGACATGGAAAAGGTCATAAATATCCTCCACATCTGATTAATTACAGAGCGAATATCTGGGGCTTTAGAAAACTTGGAGTAAAGAAAATTCTATCTGTTTCTGCTGTAGGAGGAATAAATCCCCTTTTAAGAGCAGGAGATTTTGTCCTTTCTGATCAGTTTTTAGATTTTACAAAGGTAAGACCTGTCACATTTTATGAAGGTGTTTACACAATTCATGATGATGAAGATACTAATGAAGATCTTGTTAAAGAGTACATAACAGGAGACAGAGTTGTTCATATAGATGTTACACAGCCTTTCTGTCCGGTTATGAGAAACACACTGAGGAATATACTTGAGGAGGAAGGTATAAGATACCATTTTAAAGGAACTTATGCGACCACAGAAGGTCCAAGGCTTGAGACAGCAGCAGAGATAAAAGCCCTCTCAAGACTGGGAGCCGATATTGTAGGGATGACTCTTGTTCCAGAGATAGTCCTTGCCAGAGAACTGAGCATGCATTTTGCTTCTATAAATGTTATTACAAATCTCGCTGCAGGTATTTCTGAGGACAGGCTTACCTCAGACGAGGTTATACAGATGATGAAAGAGAAAAATGAAGAGATAAAAAAGGTTATCATTAAATTTATTGATAATTTACCTGATAAATTTGACTGCAGTTGCGAAAATGTACTTGAGGGGGCAGCTATATAG
- the trpC gene encoding indole-3-glycerol phosphate synthase TrpC encodes MNILDKIIQTKKEELLDYTPDYIKYLEGKVVSRDPVRDFEGVLKKEGINIIAEIKKASPSKGVIREDFDPVEIAKVYEENGASAISVLTDKNYFKGDVVFLKMVRAVTTIPILRKDFIIDKRQILEAYAYGADSFLLIAKVLSEKELESLIGYGREFGMEPLVEIHSFEEGAKSINAGAKIIGINNRDLETFSVDISLSKKLAPEMKKLGAEIVVAESGLSEKSQLLELKKYGVDAFLIGESLMREIDIGRKLRELTK; translated from the coding sequence TTGAATATATTAGATAAAATCATTCAAACAAAAAAAGAGGAACTTCTTGATTATACACCGGATTACATAAAGTATTTGGAAGGAAAAGTTGTAAGTAGAGACCCTGTAAGGGATTTTGAAGGAGTCCTAAAAAAAGAGGGTATAAACATCATAGCAGAAATAAAAAAGGCATCTCCATCTAAAGGAGTGATAAGAGAAGATTTTGATCCTGTTGAAATAGCAAAAGTGTACGAAGAAAATGGAGCATCTGCAATCTCTGTTCTAACAGATAAAAACTATTTCAAGGGAGATGTTGTATTTCTAAAAATGGTAAGGGCTGTAACTACGATACCAATTCTGAGGAAAGACTTTATTATAGACAAAAGACAGATATTAGAAGCCTATGCATACGGAGCAGACTCGTTCCTATTGATAGCAAAGGTTCTTTCTGAAAAAGAGCTTGAGAGTTTAATTGGATACGGAAGGGAGTTTGGTATGGAGCCCCTTGTAGAAATTCATTCTTTTGAAGAGGGTGCAAAATCGATAAATGCAGGAGCAAAGATAATAGGTATCAACAACAGGGATCTTGAAACATTCAGCGTAGACATATCCCTCTCAAAAAAACTTGCACCTGAGATGAAAAAGTTAGGTGCAGAGATTGTTGTTGCAGAAAGTGGTCTTTCAGAAAAAAGTCAGCTTTTAGAATTAAAAAAATATGGGGTTGATGCATTTTTGATAGGTGAGTCTTTAATGAGAGAGATAGATATAGGAAGGAAACTTAGAGAGTTAACTAAATGA
- a CDS encoding metallophosphoesterase, with amino-acid sequence MDDFLNIKTEENVVVVGDVHGCYLEFLQMLDEIKKMYGEKTLVVSVGDTVDRGDFNVEMLNLCFRLKEEGNFIEVQSNHNLKLYRWFKGKKVNISYGMKKTVDQILSLPEDERNRLKEKYINYYETLPLYLIINSSVVVAHAGIKDDMLGKVNKKIKDFVIYGETTGRYTEEGFPERVDWTRERVVNENSPKIVYGHVVYKEPYINNLCYGIDTGCVLGNKLTGYNPFTDEFIFIKAKRRYFSFS; translated from the coding sequence ATGGATGATTTTCTAAATATCAAAACAGAAGAAAATGTTGTTGTTGTCGGAGACGTTCACGGCTGTTATCTTGAGTTTCTCCAGATGCTTGATGAGATAAAAAAAATGTACGGAGAAAAAACTCTTGTTGTTTCTGTTGGAGATACTGTTGATAGAGGAGATTTCAATGTAGAGATGTTAAATCTATGTTTTAGATTGAAAGAAGAAGGTAATTTTATAGAAGTTCAGAGCAACCATAACCTAAAATTATACAGATGGTTCAAGGGAAAAAAAGTAAATATTAGCTATGGAATGAAAAAGACTGTTGATCAGATTTTGTCTTTGCCAGAGGACGAAAGGAACAGGCTGAAGGAAAAATATATAAACTACTACGAAACCCTTCCCCTTTATCTGATAATAAATAGTTCTGTAGTGGTAGCCCATGCAGGAATAAAAGACGATATGCTAGGAAAGGTAAACAAAAAAATAAAAGATTTTGTTATTTATGGAGAGACTACAGGCAGATATACAGAAGAAGGATTTCCAGAAAGGGTTGACTGGACAAGAGAGAGAGTTGTAAATGAAAATTCACCAAAAATTGTTTACGGTCATGTTGTTTACAAAGAACCCTATATAAATAATCTATGCTACGGTATTGATACAGGATGTGTTTTGGGAAACAAACTGACAGGTTATAACCCTTTTACAGATGAGTTTATTTTTATAAAAGCAAAAAGAAGATACTTTTCATTTAGTTAA